In Paenibacillus phoenicis, one genomic interval encodes:
- a CDS encoding carbohydrate ABC transporter permease encodes MHTHPTKLSRLFDGFNYVLLGLVGLAMFLPFVYVLITSFSNQNVVWPTQFSLEPYRYIFSTQTFIRSIGVSVYITVLGTFLSLLTTALMAYSLSFKFLPGRSGILLMVLFTMVFQGGMIPTYFVVKNLHMLDSTWSLMIPGLISAFYLIVMRDFFSTVPTELIESAKIDGAHELTVLLRIVLPLSLPALAAFGLFYAVGIWNQYFNAILYINKPDLWPVQVILRQIVILASAGLGSGDGGESVAYYGQGVKMAVIVVSTLPIMIVYPFLQKHFAKGALLGSVKG; translated from the coding sequence ATGTGCTGCTGGGGCTCGTGGGACTGGCGATGTTTTTGCCGTTTGTCTATGTGCTGATCACTTCTTTTTCAAATCAAAATGTCGTATGGCCCACGCAATTCTCCTTGGAACCCTATCGGTATATTTTCTCAACTCAAACGTTTATACGAAGTATCGGAGTATCTGTGTACATTACCGTTCTTGGGACGTTTCTTAGTTTGCTGACCACGGCGTTGATGGCCTATTCGCTGTCGTTTAAGTTTTTGCCGGGGCGGAGCGGGATATTGCTCATGGTGCTGTTCACCATGGTGTTTCAGGGAGGAATGATCCCAACCTATTTTGTTGTGAAAAATCTTCATATGCTCGACAGCACCTGGTCCTTAATGATTCCAGGGCTGATCAGCGCCTTTTATCTGATTGTCATGCGGGATTTCTTCTCAACCGTGCCTACGGAGCTGATTGAATCGGCTAAAATCGACGGCGCGCATGAACTAACGGTGCTGTTACGGATCGTACTCCCGTTGTCCCTGCCAGCCTTGGCTGCCTTTGGGTTGTTTTATGCTGTAGGCATCTGGAATCAATACTTTAATGCCATTTTGTACATCAATAAACCGGATTTATGGCCTGTTCAGGTCATTCTTAGACAGATCGTTATTCTCGCCTCTGCTGGCTTAGGGTCAGGGGATGGCGGTGAAAGTGTGGCCTATTATGGCCAAGGCGTTAAAATGGCGGTCATCGTCGTCTCGACGCTGCCGATCATGATTGTGTACCCGTTTCTGCAAAAACATTTCGCGAAAGGAGCTCTGCTAGGTTCGGTGAAAGGATAA
- a CDS encoding alpha-glucuronidase family glycosyl hydrolase encodes MELEAQKRQADPCWLRYAAVDHPEMLEQYQKWCRELVTPTNPSPLLTSVIYELQKGMESMLHMKPQWAHDPAEKFSVWLGVRGQSDQIDEALAPLAEASEDSYVIKTLSQDGRKHLLIAGVSERGALYGAFHLLRLMQMGESIEALNIQESPDNGLRMINQWDNLDGSIERGYAGGSIFYKNNEIQSDLTRVQEYARMLASTGINAIAINNVNVHERESWLIKQPMLAEVARIADIFRKYGITTFLSINFASPIVVGHLPTADPLDEDVIAWWKKAADDIYEVIPDFGGFLVKADSESCPGPFTYGRNHVDGANMLAEALKPYGGLVIWRCFVYNCFQDWRDRTTDRAKAAYDHFKPLDGQFEDNVILQIKNGPMDFQVREPVSPLFGAMPDTNQMLELQITQEYTGQARHVCYLVPQWKEVFAFDTYAQGEGSEVAKIVSGSLYGRKLGGVAAVSNIGEDWNWTGHVLAQANLYGYGRLIWDPSLSAEQIAREWIALTFGSGFKMTEVILNILMNSWQTYEQYTAPLGVGWMVNPNHHYGPNVDGYEYSRWGTYHFADRNGIGVDRTVKSGTGYTAQYHEPNVSRYESLDTCPDELLLFFHHVPYTHKLHSGKTVIQHIYDTHFAGAEQAQNFLDAWLTLEEQMDEEAFENGRSRLLEQAEHAREWRDQINTYFYRKSGIPDEQGRAIY; translated from the coding sequence ATGGAACTTGAGGCGCAAAAACGACAAGCAGATCCTTGCTGGCTGCGATATGCGGCTGTGGATCACCCGGAAATGTTAGAGCAATACCAGAAATGGTGCAGGGAGCTGGTCACGCCTACAAATCCAAGTCCACTTCTGACAAGTGTGATCTACGAGCTTCAGAAGGGGATGGAATCGATGTTGCATATGAAACCTCAGTGGGCCCACGATCCCGCCGAAAAATTCTCGGTATGGCTTGGAGTCAGAGGACAATCGGATCAAATCGACGAAGCGCTAGCCCCGCTGGCTGAAGCATCCGAAGACAGTTATGTGATCAAAACGTTGTCTCAGGACGGAAGGAAACACCTGCTTATTGCAGGTGTTTCTGAGCGGGGTGCCTTATACGGGGCTTTCCATCTGCTGCGCCTGATGCAAATGGGGGAATCGATTGAAGCGTTGAATATTCAGGAATCTCCCGATAACGGTCTGCGGATGATCAATCAGTGGGACAACCTGGATGGCAGCATTGAACGCGGGTATGCGGGAGGCTCTATTTTTTACAAGAACAACGAGATTCAATCGGACCTGACTCGCGTGCAGGAGTATGCCCGGATGCTAGCTTCTACGGGAATTAACGCCATCGCCATCAACAATGTGAATGTGCATGAGCGTGAATCATGGTTAATCAAGCAGCCAATGTTAGCCGAGGTGGCGAGAATTGCGGACATCTTTCGGAAATATGGGATCACCACCTTTCTCAGCATCAACTTCGCCAGTCCGATCGTAGTGGGACATCTGCCAACCGCCGACCCGCTAGACGAGGACGTGATCGCATGGTGGAAAAAGGCAGCCGATGACATTTACGAGGTCATTCCCGATTTCGGTGGTTTTCTGGTCAAAGCCGATTCTGAGTCCTGCCCTGGTCCGTTCACCTATGGCCGGAATCACGTCGACGGAGCCAATATGCTGGCCGAAGCGCTGAAGCCGTATGGCGGCCTGGTCATTTGGCGCTGCTTCGTCTATAACTGCTTCCAGGATTGGCGAGACCGTACAACCGACCGGGCCAAAGCAGCTTATGACCATTTTAAGCCGCTGGACGGACAGTTTGAGGACAACGTGATTTTGCAGATCAAAAACGGTCCGATGGACTTTCAGGTTCGAGAGCCGGTATCGCCGCTGTTTGGTGCCATGCCGGATACTAACCAGATGCTGGAGCTGCAAATTACCCAGGAATATACGGGTCAAGCCAGACATGTCTGTTATTTGGTTCCGCAATGGAAGGAAGTCTTTGCGTTTGATACGTATGCCCAAGGTGAAGGCTCCGAAGTCGCCAAAATCGTATCCGGTTCGCTTTATGGACGGAAGTTAGGTGGTGTAGCGGCGGTTTCCAATATCGGCGAAGATTGGAATTGGACAGGGCATGTATTGGCTCAGGCCAATTTATACGGGTATGGGCGATTGATTTGGGATCCCAGCCTGTCCGCAGAGCAGATCGCTCGAGAATGGATTGCTTTAACGTTTGGCAGCGGGTTTAAAATGACGGAAGTCATACTAAACATCTTGATGAACTCGTGGCAAACCTATGAACAATATACAGCCCCGCTTGGCGTAGGATGGATGGTGAACCCCAATCACCATTACGGACCTAATGTAGATGGATATGAATACTCCAGGTGGGGGACGTATCATTTTGCAGATCGGAACGGCATTGGCGTGGACCGCACCGTGAAGTCGGGCACGGGCTATACCGCCCAATATCATGAGCCGAATGTGAGCCGCTATGAATCGCTGGACACGTGCCCGGATGAACTGCTTTTATTTTTTCACCATGTCCCTTATACTCACAAGCTGCATTCCGGCAAAACGGTGATTCAGCATATCTATGACACCCATTTCGCCGGTGCTGAGCAGGCGCAAAACTTCCTTGATGCATGGTTGACGCTGGAAGAGCAGATGGATGAAGAGGCGTTTGAGAACGGACGAAGTCGTCTTCTAGAACAAGCGGAACATGCCCGGGAGTGGCGGGATCAGATTAATACGTATTTTTATCGTAAATCCGGAATTCCGGATGAGCAGGGGCGAGCGATTTATTAG
- a CDS encoding extracellular solute-binding protein — protein MLQRPLGWKSWSLGALALILAGSLLAGCGSKQNTADSSSSAASSDQPLKIKMTLNFDGKEVPPKDNEVEKAIEQYTNTDLDITHISSNDFCTKLPVMIASGELPQVLASCGAPNQSYLITAAQNGAFWDITDLIKEYKNLSSMPQLVYDNVSIDGRLYGIPRFRPVSRYTSVFRQDWLDNLGMQPPQTIDEMYQVLKAFTEQDPDQNGKKDTIGLTAMISNTSLSFDLGVAFGAPNNWGEVDGKFVKAEETPEYLEYLKFMRKLFDEGLMNKDFATIDVGQNEGNLENGKAGVINATTNNVLGFQTRVEKVNPKAKLNFVSALEGPDGRRVSADRGSNGILMFPKSSVKNEAELKQLLTFFDKLADKPMADLLEWGIEGKHYEMKDGKPVRTNQEQYDNEVSFPYNKPLVTVPLTDIKTPGDLDPISEKVLQVEKDNEQYAIKDPTMSLVSDTWAERGAELTQILLDAKVQFIMGKIDENEWKRQVEKFKQSGGDKVAEEYAQAFAKAH, from the coding sequence ATGTTGCAAAGACCATTGGGTTGGAAAAGCTGGAGCCTCGGGGCGCTTGCCCTTATTCTGGCTGGTTCGCTGCTTGCGGGGTGCGGCTCCAAGCAAAACACCGCAGATTCGAGCAGCAGCGCCGCATCGAGTGATCAGCCGCTGAAGATCAAAATGACATTGAACTTTGATGGCAAAGAGGTTCCGCCAAAGGATAATGAAGTCGAGAAAGCGATTGAGCAATATACGAATACTGATCTGGACATCACCCATATTTCAAGTAACGATTTCTGTACCAAGCTCCCGGTGATGATCGCTTCCGGCGAACTGCCTCAGGTTCTTGCCAGCTGCGGTGCACCAAATCAATCCTATCTTATTACGGCTGCCCAAAACGGCGCCTTCTGGGATATTACCGATCTGATCAAGGAGTACAAAAATCTGTCCTCCATGCCGCAGCTTGTCTATGACAACGTCTCGATTGACGGCCGGTTATACGGTATTCCGCGTTTCCGTCCAGTCTCCCGGTACACTTCGGTATTCCGCCAGGATTGGCTCGACAATCTCGGGATGCAGCCGCCGCAAACCATTGATGAGATGTACCAGGTCCTCAAAGCATTCACCGAGCAGGATCCGGACCAAAACGGCAAAAAGGATACGATTGGCTTAACGGCGATGATCTCCAACACTTCGCTGTCGTTTGACCTTGGTGTTGCCTTTGGTGCGCCAAACAACTGGGGCGAAGTAGACGGGAAGTTCGTGAAGGCAGAAGAGACACCGGAGTATTTGGAATATCTCAAATTTATGAGAAAGCTCTTTGATGAGGGCTTGATGAACAAGGATTTTGCCACGATTGATGTAGGCCAAAATGAAGGGAACTTGGAAAATGGCAAAGCGGGCGTGATTAACGCTACGACCAATAACGTATTAGGTTTCCAAACCCGTGTCGAAAAAGTAAATCCTAAGGCAAAGCTCAATTTTGTTAGCGCTTTAGAAGGGCCGGACGGAAGACGGGTATCCGCAGACCGCGGCTCCAACGGGATTCTGATGTTCCCGAAATCCAGCGTCAAAAATGAAGCAGAACTGAAGCAGCTGCTCACCTTCTTTGACAAGCTGGCAGATAAGCCCATGGCAGATCTGCTGGAATGGGGGATTGAAGGCAAGCATTACGAAATGAAAGATGGCAAGCCCGTTCGCACGAATCAAGAGCAGTACGACAATGAAGTATCGTTCCCTTACAATAAACCGCTGGTGACCGTTCCATTAACGGACATCAAAACTCCTGGTGATTTGGATCCGATCTCTGAGAAAGTGCTGCAGGTCGAGAAGGACAATGAGCAATATGCGATCAAGGATCCGACCATGAGCTTAGTGTCTGATACATGGGCAGAGAGAGGCGCAGAGCTCACGCAGATTCTGCTGGATGCCAAAGTTCAGTTTATTATGGGGAAAATCGATGAAAACGAATGGAAACGGCAAGTCGAGAAGTTCAAGCAATCTGGCGGAGACAAAGTGGCTGAAGAATATGCGCAAGCCTTCGCCAAAGCTCATTAA